From the Echeneis naucrates chromosome 7, fEcheNa1.1, whole genome shotgun sequence genome, the window ACAGGAGAAAAAGCGGACatgagaggaaagaagggaCTGACAGTCCAGGCGGGGGGCCATGTGCTGGTGCACAAGTTCTGGCTCGCCAACATCCAAGACCCATGTATTATTGGACTGGACTTGTTGAAACGTTGGAAAGCCCTCGTCAATGTGTCGAAGGCAACCATCACCCTTGGCACAGAGACCTTGACACTCCAGTCTGGCCGGCGGAAGAAGAGGCAGCCCAGTAATCGACGTGCCAGTCGCCAAGCAGTGGCTGCCCTGCAGACACCAAGCCGCGGTGTTTCACCATCCgccaacacacccaccagcGTCCCTGCACAGTTACAGCCTGCCCCAACCTCTAGTCCAGAGCCTGCTGCCCCTCCCTCTACTGAGACAACGGAGGCCATAGAGGACTTGTGGCAACGCAGCAAAGATGGTCTAAACCCACAGCAATGCCAAGAGCTGAAACAACTCCTCGAGGAATACACGGACATCTTCGCTGCGAGAGACGAAGACTGCAAGCACACAGGGTTGGTCCAGCATGCCATCGACACCGGCTCCGCCAAGCCCATCCGTCTACGCCCTCATCGGTTGAGTCTTGCTAAACGGCAGGTAGCAGAGGATAAGATCCGTGAAATGTTGGCTGCTGGAGTAATTGAGCCCTCCGACAGCCCATGGGCAGCCCCAGTTGTCTTGGTGAGAAAGAAGGATGGTAGCTGGCGTTTCTGTGTGGACTATCGACTCCTTAATGCCATCACAAGGAAGGACTCTTACCCGCTCCCACGCATCGACGATGCGCTCGACTACCTCTTGGGGTCCAGCTGGTTCAGCTCACTTGACTTGCGCAGTGGCTACTGGCAGGTGGAGCTGGCCCCTGACGCAAGACCAAAGACTGCCTTCACCATTGGACAGGGGCTATGGCAGTTCCGCGTCATGCCTTTCGGGCTTTGCAACGCACCGGCTACTTTTGAGCGGCTGATGGAGCGGGTGCTGGCAGATGTACCCCGGAGTCGCTGTGTCGTGTACCTTGATGACCTGCTAGTACACGCCAATGACTTTGACAGGGCCTTGTCTAACCTGTGTGAGGTCTTCACTACCATCCGACAGGCAGGGCTGCGGCTGAACCCGGCAAAGTGTCGTCTGCTGACAAGGGAGACAGAGTTCCTGGGCCACATCGTTAGTGCTCATGGTGTAGCCACCAACCCAGCTAAGGTGGCTGCCGTCCGAGACTGGCCAACCCCAGCTAACATCAGTGAACTGCGAAGCTTCCTGGGCCTGGCGTCATATTACCGCCGCTTCATCAGAAGTTTTGCAACCATCGCCAGCCCACTCCACCGCCTGACCGACAAGGGCCGACCATTCGCCTGGGACGATGCCTGTGCTGCAGCTTTCACCCGACTCAAGGAGACCCTCACTGAAGCCCCGATCTTGGCCTACCCTGACCCCCAACAGCCCTTCATCGTGGACACTGATGCCAGCAATGTGGGGATCGGGGCTGTCCTCTCACAGAAGGGAGGGGATGGAGAGCGTGCAGTGGCCTACTTCAGTCGTGCCCTGAGTCGGGCAGAGAAGAACTACTGCGTCACCCGACGCGAGCTGCTGGCGGTGGTCATGGCGCTGCGGCACTTCCGCCCGTACCTGCATGGCAGTCACTTCCTCATCCGCACAGACCACGCTTCACTTACCTGGCTTCTGAACTTCAAGCATCCTGAAGGCCAGGTGGCCCGCTGGTTGGAGGCCCTCCAAGGGTACGACTTCGAGATCCAGCATCGAGCGGGGCGACATCATGGCAACGCCGATGCACTCTCCAGGCGCCCCTGTGCAGCGTTGGAGTGTCGTTACTGTCAGCGGCAAGAGGAACGAGGCCAGTCGACAGTAGTGGTGGCGACTGTTGACCTAGCCACCAATGGGGAGGGGTGGCCCCCAATGAGTACTCAGCagctgagacagcagcaggaggcagaCACCACCCTGGCGCTACTGCGGGGCTGGTTGGAGGTGGGGCAGCGCCCTGCATGGACAGAGGTGTCAGCACTAGGGCTTGAAATGAAGGCCTACTACTCCCAATGGGGCAACTTCGAGCTTCACGATGGGTTGGTCTACCGGAGATGGCACGCCTCTGGACGGGGAAACGACCTCCTACAGCTATTGGTGCCCCGGACGCTCCGGCCACAGGTCCTCCAGATCGTCCACGGCTCGGTGGGGGCAGGGCACTACGGAAACGCCAAAACCCTCAAACGTCTCAGGGGGAGGTTCTACTGGCCTGGCTGTCGACGAGATGTAGAGCTGCACGTGCACTGCTGCGACTCCTGCACCGCCCAGAAAGGACCAACTCGTCACTCCCATGCCCCACTGCAGCAGTACTTGGTAGGGGCCCCAATGGAGCGAGTTGGAGTGGACATCCTTGGGCCCTTCCCAGTCACCGACTCCGGAAACCGATATGTCCTTGTGGCCATGGACTACTTCACGAAGTGGCCTGAGGCATATGCGGTGCCAGATCAGAGCGCCACCACAACAGCAGAGAGGTTGGTGGAGGAGATGTTTGCCCGTTTCGGAGTCCCCGCCGAGCTCCACAGTGACCAGGGGCGGAACTTCGAGTCCCAAGTCTTTGGTGAGGTCTGTCGACGGCTGGGGGTGAACAAGACAAGGACAACGCCGCTCCATCCTCAAAGCGATGGGCTAGTGGAACGTTTCAACCGCACCCTGGCCACTCAGCTCGCCATCCTCACCAGCCAACACCAGCGTGACTGGGACCGCCACCTACCCTTGGTCCTGTGGTCCTACCGGACTGCTGTCCAGGAGTCTAGCCAGTGCACGCCTGCTGCCCTCATGTTCGGGCGGGAGCTCCGGACGCCAGTCGACTTGGTGTTTGGCGCTCCGCCTGAACCCGAGATTGCCGGGGGAAAAGAGATGGACTATTTTCGTAGGCTGAAGGATCGTCTCCAGGTGGTCCACGACTACACCCGCCAGGCCCAGGCTAACTCTGGGATACGGCAGAAGAGGGCTTATGATACGCGATGCCAGGGGCAGGACTTCATACCAGGAGACAAGGTATGGATCTATTGTCCTGTCCGCAAGAAGGGGGTTTCCCCCAAGCTCCGCAGCCATTGGCAAGGGCCCGGCGAGGTCCTGGATCGATTGTCTGAGGTGGTGTACCGGGTGCGCATGCCTGGTCAGGGGCGCAAGGTGGTGCTGCACCGGGACAGGCTCTCACCCTATCAACCCCTCGCCCCGCCTTCAGTTGGAGAGGGGGACGGTGGAAGCCCCCCACAGGCTGATCAGGGTGTCTCCCCTCAAGTGGCACCCCCTGCAAGCCCCAAACGGCCTGCCCGCCAGCGGCGGCAGCCTGGACATTTGAAAGACTTTGTGTTGAGTGATGGGGTTGCCGAGGACGGCTGACCCCTCAGGTGGGGGCTATGTAGCGATCAGAGGGGGGAGTGTTCACTCTGATCGGACAGTTGAGCTGGGTAGCGCAAAGGCTCATGGGACTGttaatgtttgtaatgaaaGCCATGTTTTAGTgatgttgtgtgaatgtttaattgTGTTATGTGAGTTTCCAGGTTCTATGGCTTTGCATAGTGTTACGTTTAATGTTAACTTTAATTATCAGTGTAGCCACCACGACTGAGTTTCCTGGTGTGTTTAATTACCTCTGGCCAGTATTCATGTATAGAGTTGTTGTTGACTTTGATGTTAATAAATAGCACTTCCTGTAGTCGTGCGGTGTAAGGGGCACAGGAATTGTTCAAAGAAGAAATCGCAGTCTCAGTTTATCTTCTTCCACGTGAGCTCGCCACAATATTGTAGATTGAAACTCTCtatctttcttctctctctctttgtctaaataatgaataaatgtatgtgtgtgtatatatatttatttaaatatatgtatgcgtgtgtgcgtgtctcaCCACGTGATATCACTGGATGCGGAACGTCTCCGGTACGGCTCCGTGCTCCGCCGTTTGTCAGCACCGGATCCGTCTGTGATGCGCACTGTAACGGCTCTGCCGGACAGCGGAAGTGGCAAGGATTCACGCATAATCGCGCAATACATTCGGTTGTAGTTTCTATAAAGAGAACCGCACAACCATTTAAacagtttattgtgtccatCCAGAGGACATTTATTGGACCAAATCAGTGATTTACCAGCCACCCCAATCACTCCTGCTATGGTACTTCACGCCGTATCCTTCTTATGGGTATCTTTATGAAAAGGATTTGACGGGTCATACATGACATAATTTTAGACCTCCAGAATCAGCAACACggggtattttattttgaaaataaccttgaagttttattttgtgtctgtgcacgATTTTCAGTCCCGCGCGATCTGCTCTGTGCTTAATTTATGCATCCGGCAAAATTAGAGCTCTGATCTCTGTTGCGGACGGCTGCCGGATGCCGGAGCTGTTCCGGAACCGCAGCCTTTGGGAGAACATACATTGACTGGAGTTGAAACGTATCAGCTCCGCCGCCGTTCCGCATCCAGTGGAATTTGGGGGTCAGTCAGTATTCACATCAAGATATGATCATGGTAGGACCTGCAGCATTTGTACAAAAtgtttattaataaatatttgagtTATAAGAACATCGTGTTTCGTATTGAAGTTCGCATCACCGCCAAACAAGCACGTATAACAGACAGTTACAATAGTTTGGATGAAATTTGGAGGAGGAGCTCGTTTATTGGCCATGGACCTGGAGGCTGACTTCCTGTGCCCAGTAGGTGGCGCTCTAGGTCTGACTCCTTGAGTGGAAGACTGACAGCTGGCACTTGTCACTTCCTGCCATTCTCCAGCATTCTGCGCCATGCAGGAGGGTGGGTGGAGCTCTAATACAACTTgagttttgtcttggttctaTATTGCTGAGACTTCCATATGTTGTTCAGTATTCTGAATGCATTCCTGGCTTTGTTGattctggggttttttttttaatcattgtgtgcccccccccccccccatcatatTTTACAGTACTCCCAGGATTGATTAATTATATGTAATTAAAACGCGATACAATCGTCCCTTGCATGTGCGAGAACAGTTCTTGTATATTGTGATGGCTGTAACATTGGAGTGAcagtttttaatcagttttgcAATCTGTAGATATCGTTAATAAAaccactgaaatatttttttttttagaagtggATGTATTGAAGTTAAAAGAACAACAAATGATTGAAGTGTTACCACCATCCCTGGCCTCCCTGGATTGAAAATCCTGTTGATAAAAAACTTAAATTTGCATTGTATGCCTGGCATCTAAAATCCAAAAAGTCCGCTCAGTTTCTTTTAAATTGGTAAGGTCTTTTTAAAGAAGCGAGTACTGCTCCAATCTCTTTCTCATTCATAAATTTTATTCTATTACATTGAACAATGATTCTAATATGTTCTTCCTAGTATATGTATATGGTGCGTAGTTGAGGTGAGTGTCCTGGATTTCACTTTGGATTGTTCTAGTTACCTCACTGTCAGCTGTGCATATAacagtatgtgtatgcatgttgATGTAACTGGGTTATTTTACCAAATAACaaacacttaaaacaaaaaataaaaacacttcatatataattttatttcacacctaataacatttttacacactTCCTCTCACTACTTATTAAAATATGGTCTGCCAGCTATCCTTGTCACCTTGTATGTGTTGAGCCCAGGGGAATCAAATCCTGGTGATACACCTTTCTTGTTGAAAGGGTAAAAGTTGAAGAGTTGTCTATCCTGTGCCTCCAGGGAAACTGATGCACCGTTAACCTTCAATTTGCAGGGGTAGGGGCTCTCAAGCACCACCCTGAAAACCCTTTCCTGAAGGTAATCCAGCTGAATTATTTTGTAATTGAACAGCACAATTGTCTCCACCTTTGGTCCAAACTGCTGCATGACTAGCACTCCATCTGAGCCTACTTTAATGTCATAGAAAGTCATATTCCTATAAGTGTAAAAACCAACATATGGAGTTGGGTTGGGTGGTGATCTGAGTTTTCGCTGAGCTTCCTTGAATGCGGTCGCCACTGCAGGGATAAGAGAACTGTAGGCCTGGCTCACAAGGTCCTGGTTTGCAGGCCTTACCCCTGCCATTAAGACTACCATTCCAAGCTTGAGCCTTGGCACTAGGGCAAGGGTGGCAGTATAACCATCCAGGTCACCATCCTTCCTCACTACATTGTAGCCAAACTGTTCATTGATCTCCCATGGTGTGCCAGTGGAGTTGGCAAAATAGCCACTGTTACATCGTGCCACTGGGGTCATCATGGTGTTCAGGGTGTCCTGGTGGAGCAGGGTCCCACCATACGCTCCAAGTAGAGCCATCATGAGTTTGGCCATGTCAGCTGCTGTGGAATACATCTGACCTGCAGGCCGGTACCAACCTAGGTCATAGAGTGGAGCTGGCTGGCCACTGCTGTACACACCCAGAGCCATCTGCCTCTGAACAGCTGGTGTTATGTTGAAACCCGTGTCCTCCATGCTGAGTTTCTCCAGAATATTGTCTAACACCCAGGTCTCAAAGTCTGTGTTAGCAAGCTTTGGGGCCAAAATGTTGCCCAATAAGGAAAAAGCAACATTGCTATAGTGGCACCTGTGGGAGAAGTGACAGTGAATTCACAGATGTTTGCAAGTTTTCTGTCATCAAAACACTAACATCttcatacacagacatacacccGCTCTAAACATGAACAGGTTGTCAAAGATTGTGCAACTGAGAAAGGAAACTGTCTTACTTGGTGCCTGGATTTGCCACAAGGACATCATCTTGTAACAAATTAAGCGCTGCCTGCGTGTCTCCACCCCAAAGGAGATTAGTTGACCTTAATCTTCTTGGTAAACCTGTACAAGTATTCTTAGTGAGTATAACTGGTGTGTACATTTGTGGGTTATTTATAAATGACTAAGTAATTATAGACTTTCTTAAAAAAGGTATTCAGCACAATGATTATGTGGATCCTCTTTGTAGAGATCTAAACTGAACTGTTATCTTGACCATCATTTTATCTGAGGTAACAGTTTCTTCTTATATTCATATTAACACCCTTAAACAGTTGATCTGGTGAGAAGCTGAGTGGTTGCACAATGTGTGCGTGCTGGAAGCATTTTGTGGACATCAGTGATAATCAAATGTTCAGTttagaaatatttcaaacaaatgacTAAGGTACAGCACCAAAATGAACACTTCTGCCCTCCATTAATCCAAGAGCCCTGAGCTGATTACCTCTATCTCTGAATGC encodes:
- the LOC115045694 gene encoding putative beta-lactamase-like 1, with the protein product MKVKWTTVGMVFFFVLSMVMTGCFIWQYKMTTLKTEVILEEVTVEEMCPRFPEPVLLRHPITSLKVALEKVDMLLRSSVHTTKLPAISAIVVLNDSVLWNGNFGKKNISDPSSPAPNEYTVYRIASLSKIFPTLMLYKLWEDGLVDSLDDPFDKYTDNFTIKNPLGKNGGQASSSVRTYSSLTPALSLRRMASQLSGLPRRLRSTNLLWGGDTQAALNLLQDDVLVANPGTKCHYSNVAFSLLGNILAPKLANTDFETWVLDNILEKLSMEDTGFNITPAVQRQMALGVYSSGQPAPLYDLGWYRPAGQMYSTAADMAKLMMALLGAYGGTLLHQDTLNTMMTPVARCNSGYFANSTGTPWEINEQFGYNVVRKDGDLDGYTATLALVPRLKLGMVVLMAGVRPANQDLVSQAYSSLIPAVATAFKEAQRKLRSPPNPTPYVGFYTYRNMTFYDIKVGSDGVLVMQQFGPKVETIVLFNYKIIQLDYLQERVFRVVLESPYPCKLKVNGASVSLEAQDRQLFNFYPFNKKGVSPGFDSPGLNTYKVTRIAGRPYFNK